One genomic window of Malaciobacter molluscorum LMG 25693 includes the following:
- a CDS encoding NAD-dependent epimerase, producing MKILVTGTAGFIGSHLAIKLLERGDEVVGLDNINDYYDQNVKYGRLQRGGIIDSLELGEDIPYGKLLTSKKNNNYKFIKLNLEDKEKVTKLFEDEKFDAVCNLAAQAGVRYSLTNPDSYIQSNIVGFLNLLEASRHNNVKNFSYASSSSVYGLNEELPFSTNHNVDHPISLYAASKKSNELMAHTYSHLYGISTTGLRFFTVYGPWGRPDMALFLFTKAALENRKIDVFNNGEMLRDFTYIDDIVEGVIRVIDNPAKSNETWDKKEASISSAPYKVYNIGNNNPVKLMDFIEAIENKLGKTIEKNMMPIQAGDVPATFADVNDLVQDLGYKPATPIQEGIDNFVDWYLEFFGYDKKGNKING from the coding sequence TTGAAAATATTAGTGACAGGAACAGCGGGATTTATAGGAAGTCATCTAGCTATTAAGCTACTTGAAAGAGGTGATGAAGTAGTAGGATTAGATAATATAAATGACTACTATGATCAAAATGTAAAATATGGAAGATTACAAAGAGGTGGAATAATTGATTCACTAGAATTGGGTGAAGATATTCCATATGGAAAGCTGCTAACATCAAAGAAAAATAATAATTATAAATTTATAAAATTAAACTTAGAAGATAAAGAAAAAGTAACTAAACTTTTTGAAGATGAAAAGTTTGATGCAGTATGTAATCTAGCTGCACAAGCAGGAGTTAGATATAGTCTTACAAATCCAGATTCTTATATCCAAAGTAATATAGTTGGTTTTTTAAATTTATTAGAAGCATCTAGACATAACAATGTAAAGAACTTTTCTTATGCTTCAAGTTCTTCTGTTTATGGACTAAATGAGGAACTGCCTTTTTCTACAAATCATAATGTAGATCATCCAATCTCACTTTATGCAGCAAGTAAAAAATCAAATGAATTGATGGCACATACTTATAGTCATCTTTATGGTATTTCTACTACTGGGCTTAGATTTTTTACTGTATATGGACCATGGGGTAGACCTGATATGGCACTGTTTTTATTTACAAAAGCAGCTTTAGAAAATAGAAAAATTGATGTTTTTAACAATGGTGAAATGCTAAGAGATTTTACTTATATTGATGATATAGTAGAAGGTGTTATTAGAGTTATTGATAATCCAGCAAAATCAAATGAAACTTGGGATAAAAAAGAAGCATCGATTTCAAGTGCACCATATAAAGTATATAATATAGGAAATAATAACCCTGTAAAACTTATGGACTTTATAGAAGCTATTGAAAATAAGCTCGGTAAAACAATTGAAAAAAATATGATGCCAATACAAGCTGGTGATGTACCTGCTACATTTGCAGATGTAAATGATTTAGTACAAGATTTAGGTTATAAACCAGCAACACCAATCCAAGAGGGAATAGATAATTTTGTAGATTGGTACTTAGAATTTTTTGGATATGATAAAAAAGGAAATAAAATCAATGGATAA
- the tviB gene encoding Vi polysaccharide biosynthesis UDP-N-acetylglucosamine C-6 dehydrogenase TviB, with amino-acid sequence MDKICIIGLGYVGLPLAHAFSVKYEVVGLDIYQTRIDELNNAHDRTLELSREQLKEAIDNGIKFTCNIEDIKDCNIFIVTVPTPIDKNKQPDLTPLLKASETVGKVLKKDDIVIYESTVYPGATEEVCVPILEKFSNLEFNKDFYCGYSPERINPGDKKHTVTKILKVTSGSTPKIGQKVDELYSSIITAGTHLAPTIKVAEAAKVIENSQRDINIAFVNELSIIFNKLDIDTNAVLEAAGTKWNFLPFRPGLVGGHCIGVDPYYLTHKAQSIGYNPEIILAGRRLNDNMGIYVANQVIKLMIKKGQKIEGSNVLVLGITFKENCPDIRNSRVIDVIEELQEFGCNIAVSDYWADKDEVKHEYNIDLKDEVNFEDYEAIVLAVAHDNYKVLNLKNDDNVVFDIKSILEKSDGKL; translated from the coding sequence ATGGATAAAATATGTATTATTGGTCTTGGGTATGTAGGTCTTCCTCTTGCTCATGCATTTTCTGTTAAATATGAAGTAGTAGGTTTAGATATATACCAAACAAGAATAGATGAACTAAACAATGCACATGATAGAACACTTGAATTATCAAGAGAACAGTTAAAAGAAGCAATTGACAATGGTATTAAATTTACATGTAATATAGAGGACATAAAAGATTGTAATATTTTTATAGTTACAGTTCCAACTCCAATAGATAAAAATAAACAACCTGATTTAACTCCTTTATTAAAAGCAAGTGAAACTGTAGGAAAAGTGCTTAAAAAAGATGACATAGTTATATATGAAAGTACTGTTTATCCAGGTGCTACAGAAGAAGTATGTGTACCAATACTTGAAAAATTTTCAAATCTAGAATTTAATAAAGATTTTTATTGCGGGTATTCGCCTGAGAGAATAAACCCAGGAGATAAAAAACATACAGTTACAAAAATACTTAAAGTAACATCTGGTTCAACACCAAAAATCGGACAAAAAGTAGATGAACTTTATTCTTCTATTATTACTGCTGGAACACACTTAGCTCCTACAATAAAAGTAGCAGAAGCAGCAAAAGTAATAGAAAATTCTCAAAGAGATATAAATATAGCTTTTGTAAATGAGCTTTCAATTATATTTAATAAACTAGATATCGATACAAATGCAGTACTAGAAGCAGCAGGTACTAAATGGAATTTCTTACCTTTTAGACCTGGACTTGTAGGAGGACACTGTATAGGTGTAGATCCATATTATCTAACTCATAAAGCACAAAGTATAGGATATAATCCAGAGATAATACTTGCAGGTAGAAGACTAAATGATAATATGGGAATTTATGTAGCAAATCAAGTTATAAAACTTATGATAAAAAAAGGACAAAAAATTGAAGGCTCAAATGTCTTAGTTCTTGGAATAACATTTAAAGAAAATTGTCCTGATATTAGAAATAGTAGAGTAATAGATGTAATAGAAGAACTTCAAGAATTTGGATGTAATATTGCAGTATCTGATTATTGGGCAGATAAAGATGAAGTAAAACATGAATATAATATAGATTTAAAAGATGAAGTTAATTTTGAAGATTATGAAGCGATAGTTTTAGCAGTTGCACATGATAATTATAAAGTTTTAAATTTGAAAAATGATGATAATGTTGTTTTTGATATTAAGTCTATTTTAGAAAAAAGTGATGGTAAATTATAA